A genomic segment from Saprospiraceae bacterium encodes:
- a CDS encoding aryl-sulfate sulfotransferase codes for MKILKTFILLLPLLLLMMACKKESPPQPDPETTINIIKENITVNPSGYNPLSASIELELDKAAKINLTVLGQRGADSDLNHSFSDLNDVHTVPVFGLYAGIDNTVKLSFLNESNTVLGTKVYTIKTEPLIADLPEIKIEVPYTGPKRADFTLVSYFGHNGINVPLRPFMFDQFGDIRWYLNYSEHPRLKHLFYDVGIEKLQNGNYYFANGESDRIYEVDAFGLIVKTWDLPGFEHHHQVYEKPNGNFLVTVSKRGINTVEDHIVEVDRQLNTIINVWDLRQSLDYGRTAMTSNRSDWIHVNAIVFDESDQTIILSGRSQGVVKLTAENEVIWILGNHKGWGNAGNGVDLNTKLLKPLDANDQEIVDPEILIGTKAHPDFDWNWYQHATKLMPNGHILLFDNGEGRYFANELNYSRAVEYAIDKDHRTVKEIWSYGKERGSETYSRIVSDVDFLEDDNRIVFSPGAINNGGKEFGKVVEIDYANKQVLFEATITPPISFFSITFHRTERVKLY; via the coding sequence ATGAAAATTCTAAAAACATTTATCCTCCTTTTGCCCCTCTTGCTGTTGATGATGGCCTGTAAAAAAGAATCCCCGCCTCAACCTGATCCAGAAACCACCATAAATATTATCAAGGAAAATATCACCGTCAATCCTTCTGGGTATAATCCACTTTCGGCCAGTATTGAACTGGAATTGGATAAAGCAGCAAAAATAAACTTGACGGTATTGGGGCAACGAGGAGCTGATTCGGATTTGAATCATTCTTTTTCAGATTTAAATGATGTTCATACCGTTCCGGTCTTCGGCCTTTATGCCGGTATTGACAATACGGTGAAACTAAGCTTCCTAAATGAATCCAACACCGTGTTAGGAACTAAAGTTTATACCATCAAGACGGAGCCATTAATTGCAGATTTACCTGAAATAAAGATAGAAGTACCTTATACTGGACCCAAAAGAGCAGACTTTACCCTGGTAAGTTATTTTGGACATAATGGAATAAATGTCCCGCTCCGCCCTTTCATGTTCGATCAGTTTGGCGATATTAGGTGGTACCTGAACTATAGCGAACACCCTAGATTGAAGCATTTATTCTATGATGTTGGAATTGAAAAATTACAGAATGGCAACTATTACTTTGCCAATGGCGAATCGGATAGAATTTATGAGGTTGATGCTTTTGGTTTGATTGTTAAAACTTGGGATCTTCCCGGTTTTGAACACCATCACCAAGTTTATGAAAAACCGAATGGGAATTTCCTGGTCACTGTCAGCAAGCGAGGGATAAATACCGTAGAAGACCATATCGTTGAGGTAGACCGGCAATTAAATACTATTATAAATGTGTGGGATTTAAGACAATCGCTAGATTATGGTAGAACGGCAATGACCAGTAATCGATCCGATTGGATTCATGTAAACGCTATTGTTTTTGATGAATCGGATCAAACGATAATTCTTTCTGGTCGGAGCCAAGGAGTCGTTAAACTCACCGCCGAAAATGAAGTAATTTGGATATTAGGAAACCATAAAGGCTGGGGTAATGCTGGCAATGGGGTTGATCTCAATACCAAATTATTAAAACCATTGGATGCGAATGACCAGGAAATTGTAGATCCTGAAATACTAATAGGCACCAAGGCCCATCCTGATTTTGATTGGAATTGGTACCAACATGCAACAAAGCTAATGCCTAACGGACATATTTTGTTATTTGACAATGGGGAAGGTCGGTATTTTGCCAATGAATTGAATTACAGTCGCGCGGTAGAATACGCCATTGATAAAGACCATAGGACCGTAAAGGAGATCTGGTCTTATGGAAAAGAACGGGGTTCAGAAACTTATTCTAGGATTGTCTCTGACGTAGATTTTTTGGAAGATGACAATCGAATAGTCTTTTCTCCTGGTGCCATAAATAATGGCGGTAAAGAATTTGGAAAGGTAGTAGAAATAGATTATGCCAATAAACAAGTCCTTTTCGAAGCGACGATCACGCCACCCATTTCTTTTTTCTCTATCACTTTTCACCGGACAGAACGGGTGAAATTGTATTGA
- a CDS encoding YCF48-related protein: MRKITSILLLSWAPFILFGQWIQLNSGTAQHLKDIHFLNPAYGVAVGDNGTVLLTLDSGQQWNAIAEGLSTNFSSVLVWNVDTILVAGKNESTPTTYLTTDAGQEWTLVDDGFEVERIGDRLLGMGYKTFRKSDNKGQLWEKGPEIIGNTTLPERIKVANDQYAVATGNVSGFFGYSFYGYRTKDQGDSWFPFYVFDLPNADAATASSYPHPDTLFVFTNEQDGFLPGPNNGLFRLTDFYFETQNGADSWRFNASLVSSNIPTYVHDAFFLDGRNGYMVGENGQIYVTADGGQGWDSVFDSGVQLNRIHLLDNQMAFIVGNEGTILKNENLTTTHYPTRPIDVVLWPNPTPDKLHIKGVDLPATKLYLFDVTGRLIRQFNWRQGETISLDGLPQGVYELAIKLKWQQLMFKIVKI, encoded by the coding sequence ATGAGAAAAATCACCTCGATACTACTACTTAGCTGGGCACCATTTATTCTTTTCGGCCAGTGGATTCAGCTCAATTCCGGCACTGCTCAACATTTAAAAGACATTCATTTTCTAAATCCTGCTTATGGCGTTGCAGTAGGAGATAATGGAACCGTGTTATTAACCCTTGATAGTGGGCAGCAATGGAATGCTATTGCCGAAGGGCTATCAACGAATTTCTCTTCTGTCCTGGTCTGGAATGTTGACACCATTTTGGTTGCAGGAAAGAATGAATCAACCCCTACTACTTATTTGACCACCGATGCTGGCCAGGAATGGACCTTGGTCGATGATGGCTTTGAGGTGGAGCGAATAGGAGACCGATTATTGGGAATGGGGTATAAGACTTTTCGAAAAAGCGATAACAAGGGGCAACTTTGGGAAAAAGGCCCTGAAATTATTGGTAATACCACTTTACCAGAGCGAATAAAAGTAGCTAATGACCAATATGCTGTGGCTACGGGAAATGTGAGTGGTTTTTTTGGCTATTCTTTTTATGGCTACCGGACCAAAGATCAAGGTGATAGTTGGTTTCCTTTTTATGTTTTTGACTTGCCAAATGCAGATGCTGCGACGGCATCAAGCTATCCTCATCCCGATACTTTATTTGTCTTTACCAATGAACAGGATGGTTTTTTGCCTGGCCCCAACAATGGGTTATTTCGGCTCACCGATTTCTATTTTGAGACGCAAAATGGGGCGGATAGCTGGCGATTTAATGCCAGCCTGGTCAGTAGCAATATTCCTACTTATGTACATGATGCGTTTTTTTTAGACGGTCGGAATGGCTATATGGTTGGGGAGAATGGCCAAATTTATGTAACTGCCGATGGTGGCCAGGGTTGGGACAGTGTATTTGACAGTGGTGTACAGCTTAACCGTATTCATTTGCTGGATAATCAAATGGCATTCATTGTGGGCAATGAGGGGACTATCCTAAAGAACGAAAACCTTACCACGACCCATTACCCTACACGACCGATTGACGTGGTGCTTTGGCCTAACCCTACTCCTGATAAGTTGCATATCAAAGGAGTGGACTTGCCAGCAACAAAACTGTATCTTTTTGATGTCACAGGTAGGCTAATTCGGCAGTTTAATTGGCGTCAAGGCGAAACCATTAGCCTCGACGGGTTGCCTCAAGGCGTTTATGAATTAGCCATTAAATTGAAATGGCAGCAGCTGATGTTTAAAATCGTGAAGATATAA
- a CDS encoding RsmB/NOP family class I SAM-dependent RNA methyltransferase → MQNKQIERLYPNLVGAVVTSLQTIFTEAQYAVRVIERMLKSNSKWGSRDRAFIAESVYEIVRWYRLLYAIRGRRPWSEADWWEMFGIWQIINGKRLPDWEEFSTLDEKEIRAKHAELILIRSIKESIPNWLDELGAQQLGAQWDTTLTALNKPAEVVIRVNLLKTTPTLLAQELAADDILLEPLSEEAFIVKKRKNLFATAAFKNGWFELQDFSSQQVAHFLEVQPGMRVVDACAGAGGKSLHMGVLMENKGQIIGMDTEAWKLDELKRRARRNGIFVISPRPITDNKVIKRLKQTADRLLLDVPCSGLGVLRRNPDAKWKLSAAFLEEVQQSQANILKSYANIVKPGGKLVYATCSILPAENENQVQRFLEQKDNPFVLEEERKISPLDGFDGFYMARLRRE, encoded by the coding sequence GTGCAAAATAAGCAAATAGAACGATTATACCCCAATTTGGTTGGGGCGGTTGTCACGTCTTTACAGACGATTTTTACTGAAGCGCAATATGCGGTTCGGGTAATTGAACGTATGCTCAAAAGCAATAGCAAATGGGGGTCGAGAGACCGGGCTTTTATTGCTGAGAGTGTGTACGAAATAGTCCGTTGGTATCGCCTTTTGTATGCCATTCGGGGGCGGCGGCCCTGGAGTGAAGCAGACTGGTGGGAGATGTTTGGCATCTGGCAGATCATTAATGGAAAAAGATTGCCCGATTGGGAGGAATTTAGTACCCTGGATGAAAAGGAAATTCGAGCTAAACATGCCGAATTAATCTTGATTAGAAGCATAAAAGAATCCATTCCAAATTGGTTAGATGAACTTGGTGCGCAACAACTTGGTGCACAATGGGATACTACCTTAACTGCCCTGAATAAGCCTGCTGAGGTAGTGATTAGAGTGAATTTACTAAAAACTACGCCCACCTTATTAGCGCAGGAATTAGCGGCAGATGACATCCTTTTGGAACCGCTTTCGGAGGAAGCCTTTATCGTGAAAAAGCGGAAAAATTTATTTGCCACAGCAGCCTTCAAAAATGGGTGGTTTGAGTTGCAGGATTTTTCTTCCCAGCAGGTCGCTCATTTTTTGGAAGTCCAACCAGGGATGCGGGTGGTGGATGCCTGTGCCGGAGCTGGCGGTAAATCTTTGCACATGGGGGTATTGATGGAAAATAAAGGGCAAATTATCGGGATGGATACAGAAGCCTGGAAGTTAGATGAACTCAAGCGCAGAGCCCGGAGAAATGGAATTTTTGTCATTTCTCCTCGGCCTATTACCGATAATAAAGTAATCAAGCGCCTGAAACAAACCGCAGATCGCCTGTTGCTGGATGTTCCCTGTTCCGGGCTAGGTGTTTTGCGCCGCAACCCAGATGCGAAATGGAAATTAAGTGCCGCCTTTTTGGAGGAGGTGCAACAAAGCCAGGCCAACATATTAAAGTCTTATGCTAACATCGTAAAACCTGGTGGAAAACTGGTATATGCCACCTGCAGCATCTTACCCGCTGAAAATGAAAACCAGGTACAACGTTTTTTGGAACAAAAAGATAATCCATTTGTCTTAGAAGAGGAAAGAAAAATATCCCCTTTGGATGGCTTCGATGGGTTTTATATGGCACGGCTTCGGAGAGAATAA